The Marivirga salinae DNA window TCAAATTGGTGTTCAATAACTTCCAGATGTTTAGCAGATTTGGTGATTTTATTGTTGATTACGGTATCTGATAATTCATATCTAATTTTTAGTTGATGTGTAGTATCCGCGAATTCAATCTGAAAAACATATTCCGATTCCGTCTGATTTGTATTAATTGGAATTTTAAATTTTCTTAAACTATCTCCACCATTTTTGTTTTCAAACAAATTGGTTTCCCCATTTATAGAAGCTATGCTGATGATTTTATTATTAGTGGTTTTAATAATGGCATTAATTAATGTCAATGAATCGCCTTTTATTTCCTTTAAGTTATTTAAAGAATCAACAACTGGTGCATTTTCAGGATTATCTAATGCAGTATTTATGGTTTTAATTTCTGCCGTTAATCTTGTTTTGTATTCGTTTAAAGTATCTAAAGAAGTTTTATTTAAAATGCTTAGGTTAAAATATGGGTATGCATTGTCAGGCCCACAATCTTCGCAAGGTTCACAAGCCCAAAATAAAGCTAAACCTAGAGTAAGGGCACTAAAATATTTGATGGCAGTTTTAATCATGACCGCAAAATTAAACTTTCTTATTGATTTATAACCCGAAAAATCAATTGAAAATCAGTTGTTTTTATTTGATTAGTATCATTATTTACGACCTTTTCAAGAATAATTCAGGCTAATATGCTTTTCTTCTAATCCTGTGTGAAAGCAAAACTGATAATATTAGCTCCCATTTTTAAGGCTTTCAATCTGACTGTTTCAGGGTCATTATGAATACTTTTATCTTCCCAACCATTTCCTAAATCACTTTCGTAGGAATAAAAACACACTAACCTGCCTTCATAAATGATGCCAAAACCTTGAGCAGGTTTTCCGTCATGTTCATGGATCTTGGGAAGTCCGTCTTCAAATTTAAATTTTTGGTGATAAATTGGATGGTCAAATGGTATTTCCACAAAATCTGATTCTGGAAAAACTTTTTTCATTTCTAATCTAATAAACTGGTCTAAACCATAATTATCATCAATATGCAGAAAACCACCTGAAATCAGATAATTCCTTAAATTTTGCGCCTCATCATCCGAAAAAACTACGTTTCCGTGGCCAGTCATATAAATGTATGGATACTGATAAATTTCTTTACTCCCAACCTCTACCACATAATCTTTATTTTCCAGAGGTACATTTAATTCTTGTTCAGAAAATTCAATCAAATTTGGAAGAGCTGTTTTGTTGGCGTACCAATCTCCACCTCCATTATATTTCAGCTTTGCTATTTTAACTTGCTGTGAAAAGCCAGAAAAAGAGCTTAATAATAAGATTGTAAATAGGATTGAAGTGTATTTTTTCATTTTATGTTTACTATATAACTTAAGCTGATCCATTCAATTCATGGAAATTCTTGATTTTCATCAATAATCCATCAGGTAATTCTTCTTTTTCCAAGGAGGTATATAAACCAATTACATCCATTCCTGCGCTTTTAGCAGATTGAATGCCAGCAAGCGCATCTTCCAATACAACGCAATTTTCAGGAGAAATATTCAGTTCCTCAGCTGCTTTTAAATATATCTGTGGGTCTGGCTTACCTTTGATAACCATTGTACTGTCAATCACAGCATCAAAATATTTACGGATATTGAGTCCGTCCAAAGTGAAATCAGCATTAGCTGTGATGGCTGAAGTAGCAACGGCCATTTTTATCCCTGCTTTTTGGGCTAAAGGTAAAAAGTCCATCAAACCAGGTGTTGGTGCTAAATCAGCACTGTATAAATCTCTGTAGATTTTCTCTTTTTCCTCTGCTAACCTCATCACTTCTGTATGATCAGCCTCAGGTTTTAATCCTAGTATTACTTCTTGAATGGTTCTGCCATTGTAGTGATTTTGGAATTCTTCATCAGTAATTTCTTTACCAAACTGTTTTAAAAATTGCTTGAGCGCTTCAATATGATAGGAAATGTTATCGATAATAACGCCATCCATATCAAATATGATGGCTTTTTTATTTGAGAATATCTTATGCATGAATTATTGATTGTAAAGTCCAAAATAAGGTAAAATACTATTAATTACCTTGTTAAGCTTTAGTTTTCTTGGCTTTTCTACAATATTAACCTAGTTTAAAACTTTAAGTTTATGTTACTTATTATATGTATAGATTTTAAATTTTTAAAACAATTTTGGATCTAGTGCCTTACTTAAGAAGCGTATTTTTTAATTCTAATAATCATATTATGAAAATTAGATTTTTTATTCTGCTTTTCCCCTTACTTTCAATGCATTTTGAGAGTAGTTCTCAGGCTCTATTAGATGATAAAGACACCACTTTTATCAAAATAGGAGGAGCAGTAAGATTCAACACAATTTATACTATTTACGAAGGAGAAACCTCTCCTTTACCAACTGAAAATAGAAATGGCTTCTTTTGGGATACTTGGAGATTTGAGGCAAGAGGACAAACCAAAAATATAGGTATTGATTTTGAATATCGGTTCTATCCAGGCTTTAATACACATTTTGTTAAAAAGGCATTCTTATATCATGATTTTTCCAAAAAACTTCAAATGCAATTAGGCGTAACTCAAGTCCCATTTGGTGCACTCGAGTTTTCTGGTAATTCCTGGTGGTTTCATTTGCCTTACTATTTTGGTTTGGAAGATGATTATGATACAGGAATTAAATTTAAATGGCAAAATGAAAATTGGACCTATCATTTTGCCTATTTCCTGATGGCAGAGCCAAGAGGTGTAAGCGAGCCTGGTTATGGAAGTTTTCCATCTGCTCGTTATTCTTATGATGTCATTCCAGAAGATGGCTACAATGGTAATAAAGAAAGAAATCAGCTCAATGCAAGGGCAGAATATGAAAAAGGAAAGTTTTTAATGGGCTTTTCTGCTCAGTTTGGAGAAATATATAATTCCACTACCAAGAAAACTTTCAACCATTGGGCAACAGCCTTTCATTCTCAATACTTATTGAAAGAAGAAGCAAAAATTAAATTTCAGTTTACACACTACGACTATCCAAATAGCTTAGATGATGCTGGAAACCGTGTTGATCACATCAATATGGGTGCTTATGGATTTAATACTTATCAAGTGGCATCAAGTGCAAGTACATTTTCATTAGGATTGTCCTATGAATATAAAGTGGACTGGGGCCCAATTTCTAGTCTTACCTTTTATGACGATTACTCCTATATGCATAAATATGGTAGCATTGAAATTATGGGCACGGATTATGAATTTGTTGATTCTCATCAGAATATATTGGGATTCATGGTGACAGCAGGCAATACTTTTACATTTTTCGATATTGCCTCTGGGATTAATCAACCTTGGTTAAGCAGTGCTTTTGGAGGAAATGCTTTGAGTAGTGGAAGAGGAGAAAGTGTAGGAGAAGCAGTAGGAGTTACGGAAGAAGGAGCTATAAATCCACCACTTTCCAATCCTACTATCAATACTCGTTTCAATATTAATATTGGTTATTATTTCTAAATAGAAGAAAATACTATGAAGAATTGGTTAAATAAATATTTTGATGTGCATAAGCCTGTCTTTTGGCCAGCAACTATTTTGATTGTGGTTTTTATTGGCGTGACGCTTTATGTGGGTGAGCCAATGGAAAAGGTGTTTGCCGATATCCAGGGAGGGCTCTCTGATTATGCTGGTTGGTTTTTTGTGCTTGTGACTAATTTGTTTTTGATATTCTGTATCGTAATTGGGTTTAGTAAGCTGGGTAAAATCAAATTAGGTGGAAAAGACGCCAAGCCAGAATTTAGTCGAGGCTCCTGGTTTGCCATGCTTTTTAGTGCTGGTATGGGAATTGGAATCATTTTCTGGGGTGTGGCTGAACCGATGACACATTTTCTTACTCCGCCTCAGGGTGTAGATACTCCAGGGGAAGCAGCCTCTCAAGCAATGCAATTTAGTTTTCTCCACTGGGGATTACATGCTTGGGGGATATACGCCTTAGTAGGATTGTCATTAGCATTTTTTGCCTTTTCTAGAAAGTTACCGCTTACCATTCGCTCTGTTTTTTATCCAATTTTAGGCGATAGAATTTATGGTTGGATAGGGGATGTAATTGATGTTATCGCAGTTTTAGCTACATTATTTGGTTTGGCAACATCCTTAGGATTAGGTGTGAAACAGGTTAACGCTGGTTTAACCTATCTTTTTGATATTCCGGATACTGTCACCACTCAGGTTTTATTAATAGGAGGAATTACACTGGTGGCCACTATATCAGTTTTTTCAGGAATCGATAAAGGCGTTAAAAATTTAAGTGAATTAAACATCAGAATAGGCGCAGTCTTCTTGATTTTTATTATCGCAGTAGGCCCAACTTTATATATTTTCGACTCCTATATTCAAAAC harbors:
- a CDS encoding DUF4159 domain-containing protein; the encoded protein is MKKYTSILFTILLLSSFSGFSQQVKIAKLKYNGGGDWYANKTALPNLIEFSEQELNVPLENKDYVVEVGSKEIYQYPYIYMTGHGNVVFSDDEAQNLRNYLISGGFLHIDDNYGLDQFIRLEMKKVFPESDFVEIPFDHPIYHQKFKFEDGLPKIHEHDGKPAQGFGIIYEGRLVCFYSYESDLGNGWEDKSIHNDPETVRLKALKMGANIISFAFTQD
- a CDS encoding BCCT family transporter → MKNWLNKYFDVHKPVFWPATILIVVFIGVTLYVGEPMEKVFADIQGGLSDYAGWFFVLVTNLFLIFCIVIGFSKLGKIKLGGKDAKPEFSRGSWFAMLFSAGMGIGIIFWGVAEPMTHFLTPPQGVDTPGEAASQAMQFSFLHWGLHAWGIYALVGLSLAFFAFSRKLPLTIRSVFYPILGDRIYGWIGDVIDVIAVLATLFGLATSLGLGVKQVNAGLTYLFDIPDTVTTQVLLIGGITLVATISVFSGIDKGVKNLSELNIRIGAVFLIFIIAVGPTLYIFDSYIQNIGNYIQNFFSLSFWTESYAQEGEGGWQNGWTVFYWAWWISWSPFVGMFIARVSKGRTVKEFITGVLLVPTLLTFLWMTAFGGTGIWIQLNEIANIGPDIVADASTSLFVLLEQFPFTGIASGIGVILVINFFVTSSDSGSLVIDSITAGGKLDAPVGQRIFWALSEGAVAAVLLIGGGLTALQTAAITTGLPFAFILILMMFSLYKGLMKEHARNLAEDKETDFASYQEKLKNVIGKRSSKTEKMKEE
- a CDS encoding HAD family hydrolase; this encodes MHKIFSNKKAIIFDMDGVIIDNISYHIEALKQFLKQFGKEITDEEFQNHYNGRTIQEVILGLKPEADHTEVMRLAEEKEKIYRDLYSADLAPTPGLMDFLPLAQKAGIKMAVATSAITANADFTLDGLNIRKYFDAVIDSTMVIKGKPDPQIYLKAAEELNISPENCVVLEDALAGIQSAKSAGMDVIGLYTSLEKEELPDGLLMKIKNFHELNGSA